Proteins encoded together in one Eublepharis macularius isolate TG4126 chromosome 2, MPM_Emac_v1.0, whole genome shotgun sequence window:
- the GPR135 gene encoding G-protein coupled receptor 135 gives MAELAALALGRNASGGAEEEAARRGNGSGGGAAGWARGWSGAALASQALLLLLILALSALGNGGVVLVIGRHRQLRTVTNAFVLSLALAELLGALLCLPPGLLGLLSGRPPGAWLFGPRLCLASAALHAALGMAATLTMALLAFDRYCAIVRQPRRKMGRRRAAQLLAAVWLAALAFSGPWYLLAQERPAEPGEAPHCRYALPWGSSRLGPPYGAALIVLCYLLPFALMCFCHYNICRAVRRSESRVRPLTTYGHLLRFYGEMRTATTVLIMIVSIICCWGPYCVLGLAAATGHVSFSPTTDAVACWMAWANGAINPLIYAVRNPNIAMLLGRNREGGYRTRHNVAAYLAAARGHRLEAKSRAERYTSCGHGGGGGTAGSTLSSSSPASGGEVAMWACKNPAVLFCRDGQPDTVSEVGTQLKSDTVDTSL, from the coding sequence ATGGCCGAGCTGGCGGCGCTGGCGCTGGGGCGCAACGCGTCGGGCGGcgcggaggaggaggcggcgcggCGGGGCaacggcagcggcggcggcgcggcgggCTGGGCGCGGGGCTGGTCGGGGGCGGCGCTGGCCTCGcaggcgctgctgctgctgctgatcctgGCGCTGTCGGCGCTGGGCAACGGCGGCGTGGTGCTGGTCATCGGGCGGCACCGGCAGCTGCGCACCGTCACCAACGCCTTCGTGCTGTCGCTGGCGCTGGCCGAGCTGCTGGGCGCGCTGCTGTGCCTGCCGCCGGGCCTGCTGGGCCTGCTGAGCGGGCGGCCGCCCGGCGCCTGGCTCTTCGGGCCGCGCCTCTGCCTGGCCAGCGCCGCCCTGCACGCCGCCCTGGGCATGGCCGCCACCCTCACCATGGCCCTGCTGGCCTTCGACCGCTACTGCGCCATCGTCCGCCAGCCGCGCCGCAAGATGGGCCGCCGGCGCGCCGCGCAGCTGCTGGCCGCCGTCTGgctggccgccctggccttcTCGGGGCCCTGGTACCTGCTGGCCCAGGAGCGGCCCGCCGAGCCCGGGGAGGCGCCCCACTGCCGCTACGCCCTGCCCTGGGGCTCCTCGCGCCTGGGCCCCCCCTACGGCGCCGCCCTGATCGTCCTCTGCTACCTGCTGCCCTTCGCCCTCATGTGCTTCTGCCACTACAACATCTGCCGGGCCGTGCGCCGCTCCGAGAGCCGGGTGCGCCCCCTCACCACCTACGGCCACCTGCTGCGCTTCTACGGCGAGATGCGCACCGCCACCACCGTCCTCATCATGATCGTCTCCATCATCTGCTGCTGGGGGCCCTACTGCGTCCTGGGCCTGGCCGCCGCCACCGGCCACGTCTCCTTCTCGCCCACCACGGACGCCGTGGCCTGCTGGATGGCGTGGGCCAACGGAGCCATCAACCCCCTCATCTACGCCGTCCGCAACCCCAACATCGCCATGCTGCTCGGACGCAACCGGGAAGGCGGCTACAGGACTAGGCACAACGTGGCCGCTTACCTGGCAGCCGCGCGGGGCCACCGCCTGGAGGCTAAGAGCCGGGCGGAGCGCTACACTAGCTGTGGGCACGGTGGCGGCGGAGGCACTGCCGGCAGCACCCTCTCCTCTTCCAGCCCAGCTAGTGGAGGGGAGGTGGCCATGTGGGCCTGCAAGAACCCGGCGGTGCTTTTCTGCCGGGATGGACAGCCGGACACGGTTTCTGAAGTTGGCACGCAACTCAAATCGGATACGGTTGATACCAGCCTTTGA